The Crocinitomicaceae bacterium genomic interval TCTGATCAGCTTGTTCAAAAGCCTTTAGTACAAGAAAATGTTTTTTGCAAGTGTCACCACCGGTTTGTTTGCAACTTTTGTTTGATCACCATTACGTCGAAAAAAGCAAGTGTCTGTGTTTGGCCGATATTTGAATTGGCTTTCCATTCAATATATTTTTCTTGAAGTCAGAAAGATCACGCTGAGTAACTATAGCCCCAAACTGTAAACTACACCCTAACAATACAGATGTTTTGAGACGAATCATTTCAATGTATTCTTTCAACGTTACATCTGAACGTTTTTTCAAAGTCCATATCGAGTTTTGACCTTCACACACTTCAGTTGCCGTTTTTATTAAATACTTCTATCAGCGCATGTGAAACTACAGGTGAGTAGGTGTTCTGAGTCTTTGCACGCCTCAATCCGCATTCCAGCTCCGCTGAGAATTCCAACATGGGTATTCCATTTTGTGTGCACTGTTGCTTTACCTCTGCGTAATGGCGCGGCATCCATGATATCATCATGAATTAAACTGAAATTATGAAAAGCTCAACAGATAATGCTGCGTTCATACTTGTTCAGCAGGTTTTCCAAAAGCATTGCATGACATCAAAGTCAACTGGTCTCATGTTTTTTCCACCCGAGAAAGTATATACTGCATGGGCTGATACAGCAGAGCAGGTGTTTTGGGGAGCCGAATTTGAAACAGCTTGCTTGAGTCAGTTTGAGATAAACTTCCTAAATTTATTCATCGTTGATCTGCTTCGAGTTTGAATCTTGCCTCGTCATTTTCCTCACGGCGTTATCAAATTTCAAGATTGTCAAATTCATGTCTTCTTCTTCATGAAATATTTGAAGCATGGGTTCACGCACGGCTTTGTAATCATCTTTTTATCCATCCACAAAAGCAGTTAGTAATACAATTAAATTTGAGAGCATAGACACAAGCAGTGTAAGAGAAACAAGTATGCCCAGCGCTTTGAAACACCAAACTCAGAAAAAGTAACATCCATCCAAAGAAAAGAATGATAGACGCATAACTCATCTTGTACCGGTTTCACGCAAGGCCATCAGTACACATCTTCTAAATCATGTTCTTCAAGCTTTAGTTCTTGTCCGAAGATTTAGCAGAAAATGTTCAGGGTGTCATCAACTGAAATACCAAATGCACCTTGAATACAAAAGTAGCGGCAGAGGTTTCCCATGGGCACACCAAGACATCCCATGATAGCAGCAAGGTAGTCATCAATGGAATAAAATTTGGAACAAGAGAGGAAATAATAACCATGCGCCATGATTTCGAAAAGGAATGCACTTTTTTTTTTATAATCAACCCGATTAATACATATTAGCAATAGAAAAGTGAAGTAAACAAATTGATAACAAGATATTATGTTCCGTTTGATGAAAAACTACTATTGTTCCGGTAAAGGTTTCATCCCAGTGGTTTTCATCAATTGCTTTTGAGACTGTCATTGAATCCGGCATTGTCATGATTTGCGTAGAGTGAACTTTCATCTATATTGTTTACATCATCCGTGCCTGAACAAAATCTTTTCATCAATGAACGCCGTAGGATATTCAGAATAGAACAAATTTGTAATGCACCAGTTTTTCTTGTCCACTTTTCTTCCGATGATTTGCTGATACGCACTATCCATGGCGAGCGTATTTGAGGATTGATCAATAACCGATCCAATCACGGTTTAATGCTATCAACAATAGCCTGTATTTCATAAGCGCCCGTGTCACGAATTTGCATGGTGATGCGGGTAATGGTTTTGGTTGAATCTAGAAAAGCGTTGGAACCTGTTCCGCCCGCAGAGTTTTTAACACGGCAGCATTTTGCTGTCTCCTTGGTTACAGACGGAATAACATAACGAGATGAATCATTATTGCTGTACGCCATGTTGATGTTTTAATACCGTCAGCAACAGAAAAGTGATTTTCTGAAAAATACTCAAATGTTGCAAGGTAGTTTTGCACATCTTCTATTTTTTTGAAACTGATTCCAGTAGACATTAGAATCTTTGTGTTGATTAATATATCCAAATGGTATAGAGCCTCTGAAATTGTCTTGAATGAAATGCAAAGATCTTGTGTGATCGTGGGGGATCATCCTGAGGGCAAATCACCGGTGATATTACCGGTTGTTTTATTCGATAATTCCGAATATTGATATAATGGCGATAATACCAACTCCGGCATAAATCCATTTGCGTTTATATACGCTGAGGTATTCGTTTTCAACTGCAAATACCAGCCATTGTTTTTCAAGATGTTTAAGATGTTTAGTTTGGGGTACTTTGGAATAGCTTAAAATAATTGGCAATACGGTAAGGCAAAGAATAAAAACCACCATGATATTAATGGATGCAACCACGCCAAATTCAAATAGTCTTTCTGAATTTGTACAGAAAGTACCAAAACCAAGTGCGG includes:
- a CDS encoding polyprenyl synthetase family protein, yielding MDAAPLRRGKATVHTKWNTHVGILSGAGMRIEACKDSEHLLTCSFTCADRSI